In the genome of Polaribacter atrinae, one region contains:
- a CDS encoding IS256 family transposase — translation MKPEDLLNEDFLKQFKNAPELTSFLEQLHKRGIEKLLEGELDAHLDYDKHKKSKAANLRNGYTKKKLKSVLGETEIQVPRDRDSSFNPLIVKKRESTTEGIENIIISLYAKGMSNSDIEEQIRELYDFNISTSTISRITDKITEDVIAWRNRPLEATYLIVWMDGIVFKVRENSKVINKTIYIAVGLRTDGKKEVLGLWLGKNESSAFWMSVLTDIKARGTQDILITATDNLNGFTDTIKTIFPKSTTQICVVHQIRNSCRYVVWKDKKEFTRDMKQIYTAPTKEAAKAALNDFKTKWDSKYSYAIKSWENNWDELTVFFDFPIEIRTIIYTTNLIENLNGKIRKYTKNKLSFPTDEAVMKSVFLALRESTKKWTMPIRNWGVILNQFLAIFENRIKL, via the coding sequence ATGAAACCAGAAGATTTATTAAACGAAGACTTTTTAAAACAATTCAAGAATGCACCAGAGCTAACATCCTTTTTAGAACAGTTGCACAAACGTGGTATTGAGAAGTTACTAGAAGGGGAACTAGATGCCCATTTAGACTACGATAAGCACAAAAAAAGTAAAGCAGCCAACCTTCGAAATGGTTACACTAAAAAGAAATTAAAATCCGTTTTAGGAGAAACAGAGATTCAAGTTCCTCGAGACCGTGATAGTTCTTTTAATCCTTTAATTGTAAAGAAAAGAGAAAGTACAACAGAAGGCATCGAAAATATTATTATATCGCTTTATGCCAAAGGCATGAGTAACAGTGATATTGAAGAACAAATACGTGAGCTGTACGATTTTAATATTTCTACATCCACTATTTCAAGGATTACAGATAAGATTACAGAAGATGTTATTGCTTGGCGGAACAGGCCTTTGGAGGCCACTTACCTAATTGTTTGGATGGATGGCATCGTATTTAAAGTTAGGGAAAACTCTAAAGTCATAAACAAGACTATTTATATTGCAGTAGGCCTGAGAACAGATGGCAAAAAGGAAGTCCTAGGATTATGGTTAGGTAAAAATGAATCTTCAGCCTTTTGGATGAGTGTTTTAACCGATATTAAAGCTCGAGGAACTCAAGATATACTTATCACAGCTACCGATAATTTAAATGGATTTACGGATACTATTAAAACTATTTTTCCGAAATCAACGACTCAAATTTGTGTTGTGCATCAAATAAGAAATTCGTGTCGTTACGTGGTCTGGAAGGACAAAAAGGAATTTACTCGTGACATGAAGCAAATCTATACTGCTCCTACAAAAGAAGCTGCCAAAGCTGCTTTAAATGACTTCAAAACTAAATGGGATTCTAAATATTCTTACGCCATTAAAAGTTGGGAAAATAATTGGGATGAGCTTACAGTATTCTTTGATTTTCCTATTGAAATAAGAACCATAATCTACACCACAAATCTTATAGAAAACCTAAATGGAAAGATACGGAAATACACAAAAAACAAACTCTCGTTTCCAACCGATGAAGCAGTTATGAAATCCGTGTTTTTAGCTTTGAGAGAAAGCACTAAAAAATGGACCATGCCAATCAGAAATTGGGGAGTGATACTAAATCAATTTTTAGCTATATTTGAAAACAGGATTAAGTTATAA
- a CDS encoding S46 family peptidase has protein sequence MKYIKILFLLLSVQVFAQQGGMWIPSLLEGMNEQEMTSLGSKLTAKDIYDVNNSSLKDAIGHFNGGCTSEIISPKGLILTNHHCGFGQIQSHSTLENDYLKDGFWAMNLEAELPNPGLYIEFIVRIEDVTDKVLEGINDSLTEKEKQSIITKNGNALQKTITKEAWQQTKIKSFFQGNQFFLFVTERFEDIRLVGAPPTNIGKFGSDTDNWVFPRHTGDFSMFRIYADANNRPAKYSKDNVPYTPKHFLPISLDGVEEGDFTLVFGFPGTTDEYLPAVAIKHITEEYNPTNIAIREAALKVIDSKMKTSDEVRIKYASKQARIANAWKKWIGENLGIQKSDAVEKRQAFEATFTNALAEKNLTEKYGNILPEFDRLYKEFAPINIKRRNFIEVFLITNELMTMTFRAYQFEQAINKDPKSFDKAKAAIESTLKGIHKNYDVGVDKGVFENVMPFYNDNVDASIYEKTAFTNLDTALQLFDGKAKKVLKNLNNDAAYQYAKPMIEAFYKDLNREYQLKNEPIVALQKTYMKALMEALPNARYFPDANSTLRVTYGQVRGYAPRDAVYYNPVSYLDGVIEKYVPGDYEFDVPEKLRELHKTKDYGQYADKNGKVPVCFLGTNHTTGGNSGSPAIDAEGNLIGLNFDRVWEGTMSDMNYDPEICRNIMVDIRYVLFIVDKYAGATHLIDEMTIVHPKKDK, from the coding sequence ATGAAATATATTAAAATACTATTTTTACTCCTTTCTGTACAAGTATTTGCACAACAAGGTGGTATGTGGATTCCCTCTCTTTTAGAAGGAATGAACGAACAAGAAATGACTTCTTTAGGAAGTAAATTAACAGCAAAAGACATTTACGATGTTAACAATTCTAGCTTAAAAGATGCAATTGGGCATTTTAACGGAGGTTGTACTAGTGAAATTATTTCTCCTAAAGGTTTAATCTTAACAAACCATCATTGTGGTTTTGGTCAAATTCAATCTCATTCTACTTTAGAGAACGATTATTTAAAGGATGGTTTTTGGGCCATGAACTTAGAAGCAGAATTACCAAACCCAGGTTTATATATTGAGTTTATTGTTCGTATAGAAGATGTAACTGACAAAGTTTTAGAAGGCATCAATGATTCTTTAACTGAAAAAGAAAAACAATCTATCATTACAAAAAACGGGAATGCTTTACAAAAAACAATCACCAAAGAAGCTTGGCAACAAACCAAAATAAAATCCTTTTTTCAAGGAAATCAATTCTTTTTATTTGTTACAGAACGTTTTGAGGATATTCGTTTAGTGGGTGCACCACCAACAAATATTGGTAAATTTGGTAGCGACACAGACAACTGGGTTTTCCCTAGACATACTGGAGATTTTTCTATGTTCAGAATTTATGCTGATGCAAATAATCGCCCTGCAAAATACAGTAAAGACAACGTACCTTATACACCAAAACACTTTTTACCAATTTCTTTAGACGGTGTAGAAGAAGGTGATTTTACCTTAGTTTTTGGTTTTCCAGGAACCACAGACGAGTATTTACCTGCAGTTGCAATTAAACACATTACAGAAGAATACAACCCAACAAATATCGCTATTAGAGAAGCTGCCTTAAAGGTTATTGATTCAAAAATGAAAACTAGTGATGAGGTTCGTATTAAATACGCTTCTAAACAAGCTAGAATTGCCAATGCTTGGAAAAAATGGATTGGAGAAAATTTAGGTATTCAAAAAAGTGATGCGGTAGAAAAAAGACAAGCCTTTGAAGCTACTTTTACAAATGCATTAGCAGAAAAAAACTTAACGGAAAAGTATGGAAATATTCTTCCTGAATTTGATCGTTTATATAAAGAGTTTGCTCCTATCAACATCAAAAGAAGAAACTTTATTGAAGTCTTTTTAATAACAAATGAACTGATGACCATGACTTTTAGAGCATATCAGTTTGAGCAAGCGATTAATAAAGATCCAAAGTCTTTTGACAAAGCAAAAGCTGCTATAGAAAGCACTTTAAAAGGCATTCACAAAAATTATGATGTGGGTGTAGACAAAGGTGTGTTCGAAAATGTAATGCCTTTCTATAACGATAACGTTGATGCTAGTATTTATGAAAAAACAGCTTTTACAAATCTAGATACCGCTTTACAATTGTTTGATGGAAAAGCTAAAAAAGTGCTTAAAAACTTGAATAATGATGCTGCATATCAATATGCAAAACCAATGATTGAAGCATTTTATAAGGATTTGAATAGAGAATATCAACTAAAAAATGAACCGATTGTAGCTTTGCAAAAAACCTATATGAAAGCATTGATGGAAGCCTTGCCAAATGCGCGTTATTTTCCGGATGCAAACAGTACTTTACGCGTTACTTACGGACAAGTAAGAGGTTATGCGCCTAGAGATGCCGTTTACTATAATCCTGTTAGTTATTTAGATGGAGTTATTGAAAAATATGTTCCTGGAGATTATGAATTTGATGTTCCAGAAAAATTACGTGAACTTCATAAAACAAAAGATTACGGACAATATGCTGATAAAAATGGTAAAGTTCCGGTTTGTTTTTTAGGTACAAATCACACCACAGGTGGTAACTCTGGAAGTCCTGCAATAGATGCTGAAGGAAACTTAATAGGTTTAAATTTTGATAGAGTTTGGGAAGGTACCATGAGTGATATGAACTACGATCCTGAAATTTGTAGAAACATCATGGTAGATATTAGATATGTATTATTTATTGTTGATAAATATGCAGGAGCTACTCATTTAATTGATGAAATGACAATAGTACATCCAAAGAAAGATAAATAA
- a CDS encoding metallophosphoesterase family protein, translated as MRTFAIGDIHGGLKALIQVLNKLELKDGDKIIFMGDYVDGWSESAQVVQFLIDLSEKFDCIFIKGNHDVWCANWLKDSNDVNPSWFLHGGKETMESYASFSEKDKKQHLEFFENLPLYYIDTENRLFLHAGFTSMHGVEKEQFKELFYLDRSLWEMLLVLDRKIEKDSIFYPKRIQHYKEIYIGHTPTTNYNNPNPMNIANVWNVDTGAAFKGKVTGLNIETKEFVQSDNLPSLYPNEKGRNK; from the coding sequence ATGAGAACTTTTGCAATTGGAGATATTCATGGTGGATTAAAAGCATTAATTCAGGTTTTAAATAAACTAGAACTAAAAGATGGTGATAAGATTATTTTCATGGGAGACTATGTAGATGGTTGGAGTGAATCTGCTCAGGTTGTTCAATTTTTAATTGATTTATCAGAAAAGTTTGATTGTATTTTTATCAAAGGAAACCACGATGTTTGGTGTGCAAATTGGTTAAAAGATTCAAACGATGTAAACCCTTCTTGGTTTTTACATGGTGGTAAAGAAACAATGGAGAGCTATGCTAGTTTTTCTGAAAAAGATAAAAAACAACATCTAGAATTTTTCGAAAATTTGCCACTGTACTATATAGATACAGAAAATAGATTGTTTTTGCATGCAGGTTTTACTTCTATGCACGGCGTAGAAAAAGAACAGTTTAAAGAGCTATTTTATTTAGACAGATCTTTGTGGGAAATGCTACTTGTATTAGATCGTAAAATCGAAAAGGATTCTATATTTTATCCTAAAAGAATACAACATTATAAAGAAATATACATTGGTCACACGCCAACAACCAATTACAATAACCCCAACCCAATGAATATTGCTAATGTTTGGAATGTTGATACAGGTGCAGCTTTTAAAGGGAAGGTGACTGGTTTAAATATAGAAACCAAAGAGTTTGTACAGAGTGATAATTTACCAAGTTTGTATCCTAACGAAAAAGGTAGAAATAAATAA